The sequence tatatgtgcataagtcattgaaggtggcaggacaggttgagagagtggttaataaagcatacagtatcctgggctttattaacaggagcatagagtacaagagtaaggaaattatgttgaacttgtataagacattagtttggcctcagctggagtattacgtccaattctgggagccacactttagaaaagatgtgaaggcattggaaagagtgcagaaaaaattcacgagaatgtttccagggatgaggaacttcaggtatgaagacagattggagaagttgggactgttttccttggagaagagaaggccgagaggtgattcgatagaggaattcaaaatcgtgagggatctggacagagtagatagagagaaactgtccgcACGCGTGAAAAGCGAGAGAACGAGAggctgcagatttaaggtaattggcaaaagaagcaaaagcgacagcaggaaaaagttctttacgcagtaagtggttaggatctggaatgcactgcctgagagtgtggtggaggcagattcaatcggggccttcaaaagggaattagactgttatctgaaaaggaaggtggtgcagggttctggggagaaggtggggaatggcatTCAGTGAACTggtcatttggagagccggtgcagacacgatgggctgaatggcctccttctgtgctgtaacaattctgtgattctgttcctTCCCCAAGCATGAACATTTCTCAGTTTAATTTACCTGGGATCGAGGAGCAAATAATTGAAACTGGATTTGAGGAGCCCTTCTCTCCACTTGCGGTTCTGGTCCGCCTGATCAAATTGTTGCACTAAAGCGATTTCATCCTGACTGCAGTCTGGGAAGACAAACGTATCCAGAGTCTGACAGAGCTCAGGACTGTAGCCTGTGTAACAGAAAACAGGTGAGCAGATAGAACCAGAGTCACATTTCCATCAAGTGAGGTTTCCATTGCAGTTATagaaacagatttaaagtaattggtggaaggagtaCAAGGAAGTTGGGAAATTCTCTCACCCATATAAAGgtcagggtctggaactcactggctgATAGGGTAAAAGACAGAAACCCACATCACATttgaaaaaaaacacttggatatgcacttgaagtgccataaacctacgaggctatggaccaagagctggaaggtgggattagacaagATCACTTTTTTGGccggcatggacaggatgggctgaatggcctctttccgtgctaTTAATCTATGAAAGCAAACAGAGGAGAAATAATTCTCATCTACAGAAGCCTCGCTCCCTCTTATCCAGCCAGTTGAATTAGTTACATACAAGAAAGAaataactttacagccaatgatgtacctttggaagtgtagtcactgttgtaacgtaggaaatgtggcagccaatttgtgcacagcaagctcccacaaacagcaatgagattgtgaccagatttttttttgttttttttttatataaaagaagTGATGTCAGCTGACGGATAAATGGCCACGacaccctgctcttcaaatagcatcacgggatcttttacacccttctgagaaggcagacagggcctcagtttaaagccTCTTCCGAAAGAAGGCAGCTCCGACACTCAGCCTGGATCGTGTGCTCAAGTCTCAGAAGTGAGCCACTAAGCCACAATACATGAAAGGGTATGACTGCAGTCTGTATATAACTTGCTAGTTTCTGTGGGGAAATTTAGACTAGATATTATATACAGGCACAGAGGTCTATTTCAGGCCCATGATAACTATAAAGGACCAGCATTTCCAACCTACAAGCAAGATTAAAGTCTTCAACTTACTTGTAGACTGTTGTGGCTTCCTGGGGAGGGGCTCCTTCCTTATCCTGTCCAGACAGTGCAGATAAACCTTCCTGGTAAGGTCTGTTACTGGCCCAGGGTCTTCTCCGTGGTCTTTGAGCTGCCTTCGTATCTGATCGTTGGATAGAAGGAGGCTAGGAGACAATCTTGGCTGTTCGACACTTGCCAGCAGGTTTTCCTTCTCCTCGGCAAAGGTCTTCCCGCTCTTGTAAGCCCTCCAATCATAGATGACagtctcctcagagactgaagtgcTCAGGCTCTCGAAGCTAGTGTCCTTGCAAGGGTAACGACGCTCAATCAAAGCATGGCCGTCCTCAGTGTCAGTGTAAAGGTACTCCACCGTCTCACTCACACTGCTGTTGGCCGGACGGCCACCAGGGGACAGTTGGAGGTCAATGTTGCCCAAGAGGCTTTGCCATTCAGCATTGCAGTTTGGTATTTTTGAAAGACGCTCTTCAACAGACCGTTTGGAATAGCTACACCTTTGGTTTCCCAGCTGCGAATTGGTATCCTCCAGCCTGGTACTTTCACACACGTTGCTGTTTCGGGGACAGTCCCTGCTTTCAGCCTCAGGTTCTCCACCTAATGGCACCAGACTAAGACACGGAGAAGAAGGTCGTGAGTGAGCACTAGGCGACATTGGAGCACCATACAGCTCACTTCGCAAGTCATTATCTTTAGAAGGCCATGGAGTATCACCTTCTTCTGAAGGGCTACAATATTTCCTTTGATCAACACCATTGGCTTTTACATCAGGTTGAGCCACCTCTGTGCCCGACTGCCTGATGGGCGGGCAAATACAACCATCTTGGTTGGCATTGCCAAATTTCTCAAGGCTTATTGGATGTGGGAATGGTACCATTTGGCTTCCCTTACTGGCGTTGGTTATACTTTTCAACCGGGCACTCTGATTTTTGCTGTTTGCATCATGTGTTTGCGGTGAAGATTGGGCTGTTCTTTTTTCATGATTAGCATTTAGGAATGGTTCGGTGTCAAGGTCAACATCTTCCAGGTTTGGGCACGATGCTGCCAATGGCTGGGCAGTCCATTTCTCATGATGATTACATCTAACAAAGGGAACGGTGTCCATGTCTGCATCTTCATTGTCTGAACAGTGAGCAAAGGAGTGAGTTTGATCTTCATTCTCCGCTTCCTGGGAAATAGCGGATCCATTGCTGTGGGAGTCAAACCAACCAGATGGACTTCTAACATCATCCATCTGCTGTTTGCGGCTTCGTCTAATTCTAGTTGGCATGGCAATAGTTTGCTCAAAAAGGGAAGGGTCATAGCTTCGTGAAGAGGAGTTGGCCAGTCGACTCTTAGTGCGCGGAGTAACAAAAGGTGACAAACTATTCTCGTTGGGTTGCTGCGACAGTTCTGTCTTGGCTGCTATCTTGATGTCCTTCAATAGCTTTTCCAACCCCGAACCACCTTCATCGTCTTTCTCATCCTCAATTGATGAATATTCCTCATCTAAACTTGCTTGGGTTTTGTTTCCTGCAACATTGTTGATGGAAGCAGAGCCCCTACATGATATCCCAAGGTTTGGTTCATTGGCATGGACAATGGAAGGTGAAGATTGCTTGGTGGACACCATCAACAAGCCTGGAAAGTCCCCATCTTCTCCATGGCCCATGACAGAAACAGGTTCTCCAATAGGCTGATCCTCTCGCTTAGACTTGTGATTTTGATTGTTTGTATCCCTGGTTGGGGACATCACCGGGCTGGATTCATTTTCACCATTGAGCATCACCTGATGATCCTTGGTTAATGGCATCACATTGCAGGGGTCTGCTGTTAACCACCCCTCGTACATACAGCTGTTAGTACAGGTAGGTCCTGCACGCGAGCTCTGTTGGACATCACTGTCGCTTGGGTTGGCCAAGGTGCTGTAGAAAAGACCTGCATCGCGGTAGCTTTGCTGCCTTTGAGGACTTGGAGAATTATACTCGGTTTGCTCGCCATTCCTTTGCAAAGGAGTATGGCTGGATATTTTCTCGATGAACTGGGAGTCTTTGAAAGAAAGAGTCTGCAAATCTCTAGTGTATAGCAACTGGATGCCGATTGTTGCAATTTCACTTTTACACCCCAAAACAGATTTGTCCTGTTTCCTGCCTGAAGGAGTTGGCTGCACTAAACAGGGGTCTTTGTCTGTCTGCTGCATGGGACCTTCCTGTACCTGCTCTGCGTGGTTCGTATGCTTGAAGCTTTCAACAGCACTGGAGAAAACATCAGATTCACTTTCACAGCTACAGTAGGGGCTGCTGCTTGAACCAGAAGTCGAGAGCAAAGCTTTGGAATCACCATCTTTACGCTGGGCGGTGTCAGCATACACAGGAGATTCATCATCGTCTGTCCCCACGGTATGGTCTAAAGTGTCCTCAGAGAGAACTGCAGTGGTTTTATCCAGGTCATGCAGAGCGAGAACTGCAGTGGTTTTATCCAGGTCATGCAGAGCAGTCGAATTAGTGCGTTCAAATAAGTAGACATGATCTGGTGAAGTTATGTCAATGCCTTTGTTGCTAGATGATCTGATTAAAAGTTCAGAATCACAAAATCCTTTGTGCTTGGCAAGGTCAAGCATAGTGTTTGAAAGAGATCTGCTGAACTGAGACCTTCCCTTTAAACTGCAGGTACAATCCAATTCAGAGAGCCACTCTGTGCCAACAGAAGCATCACCATCTCGAAAGACTTCCTTCGCTTCATGCAAACCACTGTTTGCTCTTTGGGCATGGACAAGTTCAACTGGGAAGTGCTGGGCTTCAGGCAGATGATTAGTTGAGGTATTCAATCCATTGTTCCCTACCGGACATAGTCGAGCTGCAGAGGGAGGCAAAAAGCTCTCGTCATCAATGGAGATGTTCACTCCGTGGTTTAGAGCTGGAGGGAGCAGGGTAGCAGACACAGGAAGAAAGCTCTCATCATCCTTAAGAGTTAACTCTTGGTCTGCTGGTGTACAGACCTCAAAAGTGTCAACTGCAGAATTCAATCCATTTGAAGTCTGCTCTTCAAACTTCCCAAAGGTAGGCACATGGGTACTCGATAACACACAACTGTCAAGGGTTAGTTCTGTAGTTTCACCAACAACTGGGTCTTCACTCCAGTCTTCAGCAATGCCCACATGATGGTTTGGTCCCTGAGGCTTCATTGCTCCTGATTGGGACTGGAGCCTTAGTGATTGAGACCAGACTGATGTATCTTCTCCCAAAGGGCCACCCCTCAGGTTTCTTGTCGAGTAGCTGCTTGGTCGTTGACTGATTTCGCTGCTATTAGTGACACCAAGCTCTGGCTGTCTGAGGGTTGAGGAATGAAATTCTTCACTTCTTCCGGGAAACTTGCAAGGCTTGTGGCTCTCCGTGGCACCCAGCTCAACTGGATCAGCGAAGAAATGAAAAGCACTGCTTACTCTTCGATAGCGGACTGCAAAAACCCAAAAGATGTACCAGACGTTAGTAACATTCAAAATAAACGGTCTTCATCTGATCCACCTCCAAGGTGGAAAGGAGATCACTGATAGCAAAGATCTTTAACTGGAGGAATAAAATGAACGGGGTATGTTTGAATCTTTTTAATTAAAATTTAAAGCTCAAATGCGCTAAAATTAAATCAGTTCAGATGGAAACAGGGAAAATGTGTTTCTGTGGGATTACTACGAATGTATCAAGAATTCAGACACCTGGCAAACGCAGgccttccaaaaaaaaaaaaatcttttttcatCCATCTGCAATTTTAGATTGATGGAATCCAAGTCTTTCTGCTGGCTGTCTGCCCAAAGCAAAATGAGTTTGGACCAGTTTCAGCCAGATTGCGAGTGACTAGGAGATAATGGCACAAAGACTGCGTTACagcggcagaagggtcagtaaccaggcgacacagatttaagctgattggcaaaagaaccagaggcaacaagaggaaacctttttttaaaaaaataatttaaaaaatacactgagttatgatctggaatgcgttgcctgaaacaTTGGTGGAAGATGTAATTGCaattttcaaaggggaattggataaaaaattgcagggctattgggaaagagcaagggagtgggattaattggaaagcTCTACCAAAGAGTTGGCAAAGGCACGATGGGCTCCTTCTATGCTATATCATTCTATAATCCACCTCCAAGTTGGCAATGTCACCCAAGAAGGCTACAGAATAGCTGGGGTGCCTTGGAAATAGTGTCTTGCCAGTATGGGACAAAGTTACATTGTTGGGATGGTATAACGGGTATGACAGTATAACTATTAATTCTCTTCTGCCCTCAAACCACCCTTTGCCCACAAAACTGAGATGTATATTATTTAGAAAAAATTGAACTGGGGCTGGGGGCTCTTTTCTTAGGATTGGAGAAAGCCACGAGgttacctgatagaggtcttcaagatcaCGAGAGCGGTTGACAGGGTAAACatcgatgtttccacttgtgggggggagaccagaactagcagCCATcaaataagatagtcactaataaatgtaATAGggtattcaggagaaacgtctttgcccagagagtgctgagaacgtggaactcgctaccacagggagtggttgaggcaaataggatagatgcatttaaggggaagctg comes from Heterodontus francisci isolate sHetFra1 chromosome 36, sHetFra1.hap1, whole genome shotgun sequence and encodes:
- the ankle1 gene encoding ankyrin repeat and LEM domain-containing protein 1, which gives rise to MKLGSGGSWSLGRMSRELLARRLHLAIEEEDADSLEKWLKGTADPNLVLPEGIAALHLASGKDTEGGIRCLKLLLQNGANPNVRSTEDLTPLHVAASWGCVKSLKLLLRNGADPTLLDQDGLSAVQLAEEQGNVKCRQILQGYHHCSQLEDAEEDPPTYQYVRYRRVSSAFHFFADPVELGATESHKPCKFPGRSEEFHSSTLRQPELGVTNSSEISQRPSSYSTRNLRGGPLGEDTSVWSQSLRLQSQSGAMKPQGPNHHVGIAEDWSEDPVVGETTELTLDSCVLSSTHVPTFGKFEEQTSNGLNSAVDTFEVCTPADQELTLKDDESFLPVSATLLPPALNHGVNISIDDESFLPPSAARLCPVGNNGLNTSTNHLPEAQHFPVELVHAQRANSGLHEAKEVFRDGDASVGTEWLSELDCTCSLKGRSQFSRSLSNTMLDLAKHKGFCDSELLIRSSSNKGIDITSPDHVYLFERTNSTALHDLDKTTAVLALHDLDKTTAVLSEDTLDHTVGTDDDESPVYADTAQRKDGDSKALLSTSGSSSSPYCSCESESDVFSSAVESFKHTNHAEQVQEGPMQQTDKDPCLVQPTPSGRKQDKSVLGCKSEIATIGIQLLYTRDLQTLSFKDSQFIEKISSHTPLQRNGEQTEYNSPSPQRQQSYRDAGLFYSTLANPSDSDVQQSSRAGPTCTNSCMYEGWLTADPCNVMPLTKDHQVMLNGENESSPVMSPTRDTNNQNHKSKREDQPIGEPVSVMGHGEDGDFPGLLMVSTKQSSPSIVHANEPNLGISCRGSASINNVAGNKTQASLDEEYSSIEDEKDDEGGSGLEKLLKDIKIAAKTELSQQPNENSLSPFVTPRTKSRLANSSSRSYDPSLFEQTIAMPTRIRRSRKQQMDDVRSPSGWFDSHSNGSAISQEAENEDQTHSFAHCSDNEDADMDTVPFVRCNHHEKWTAQPLAASCPNLEDVDLDTEPFLNANHEKRTAQSSPQTHDANSKNQSARLKSITNASKGSQMVPFPHPISLEKFGNANQDGCICPPIRQSGTEVAQPDVKANGVDQRKYCSPSEEGDTPWPSKDNDLRSELYGAPMSPSAHSRPSSPCLSLVPLGGEPEAESRDCPRNSNVCESTRLEDTNSQLGNQRCSYSKRSVEERLSKIPNCNAEWQSLLGNIDLQLSPGGRPANSSVSETVEYLYTDTEDGHALIERRYPCKDTSFESLSTSVSEETVIYDWRAYKSGKTFAEEKENLLASVEQPRLSPSLLLSNDQIRRQLKDHGEDPGPVTDLTRKVYLHCLDRIRKEPLPRKPQQSTSYSPELCQTLDTFVFPDCSQDEIALVQQFDQADQNRKWREGLLKSSFNYLLLDPRVSKNLPARCHALSSAECFRTFVSSIFYVGKGKRSRPYCHLYEALTHFKNNNNQVGAKLKHILDIWESGQGVISLHCFQNVIPVEAYTREACMVDALGLQMLTNKKRGDYYGVAATWSLKRRRRLGIHMLRRALQIFLAEGERQLRPADIRTRQ